TGATGGAACCCGGGATTGCCATGCCGATACTGGATGTATCGTTGCACTTGCCCATGGTCAGGAAGTCGTCCAGCAACACGTTAGGTGCGTTGAGGGTTGCGAGAGGAGAAAGTTCTGTACAGCCGTAGGCTTCGTAGATGTCCTTACCGAACTTCAACTTGAAGGCTTCGCGCATTTCGGGACGGAGCTTTTCTGCACCGGCTACGATGTAACGCAAAGTGTCCAGACACATGGGGTGAACCCAGCGGTTGATTGCAATGGCGCGGAGGAAGGTGGGGGTGCCCATGAGAATGGTTGTCTTGTACTGGGCGCACACACGAGCCAAGGTCTTGATGTCGGTGGGATCCGGACAAAGAACCATGGGGACGCCGTCCAGCAAAGGAGCCATGAAGGTCATGGTAAATCCGAAGGAATGGAACAGCGGAAGCAGACAGGTCATCACGTCAGCACGATTGATCTTCAAAATGTAATCCATCTGCTGTGCGTTTGCTACGATGTTCTTGTGGGAGAGCTGAACGCCCTTAGGTGTACCTTCGGAACCCGAACTGAAAAGAATCAATGCGTCGTCGTTGAGCTTTGCAGAAGTGAACCACAGGAACTTAAGCAGTTTTGCGGGAAGGAACTTGATCATGGCAACGTCAAGAAGACGACCAATGGTTCCCAATTTTTTTTCTTCTTCGTCCAGGTAGATCATTTTGCAGCGCTTTGCAATTTCTTCAAATGCTGCGTTCTTACTGGAAAGCTTTGCCAAGAAGGCCTTTGTTGTAACAACGGTAGAAACATCTGCTTTCTGAATGCAACCAAGTACCGTGTCTACGGGGGCGGTATAGTTCAGATTGACAGAAGTCTTTCCTGTGCCGAGAATAGACAGGATGCCAAGCGCTGCGTCTCGGCTGGTGGGAAGCATGAAACCTACGTGACGTTCGTTTTTGGCAATGGAACGAATCTTGTTTCCAAAACGATGGCAGAGGTAAAGCATTCCGTGGCCAGAAACATGTCTGCCTGCCGGGTCGATCAAAATGGGGCGGTTGCGGCGCTTGAGCATTGCCCTGAACCACAGCGGAACGATGGGCTTGGAATGATCCATAGCCATGTTCCACACGTCTGCGCCTAAGGCCTGCAAATCACTGCGGATTTCTTCTTCAGATGCAGTTACCGGACGAGCCTTGGCAAAACCTACGCTGACCATGCGGTTGTAGTATTGCGGACGGTTGACACATTCAGAGGCGTGGCTGTAACGGCTGCCCCAAAGTCCCTGAATATAGAAGGGGATGATCTGAGCGTCGGTACCTTCAACTGCATCGTGATAATTCAAGGAGAACTTCGAAATGAAGGGGGACTTTGAAACTTCGCCTTCGGGGAAGATGACCACGGCTTCGCCGTTGAGCAAGGCCTGACGGATTTCTTCCATGGCGGGCTTTGGATCGCGACGGTTGATGGGAATCAGGAACTTGCCGTGGGCCAGCCACTTTTGATACCAGTCGGCCCAAGTATTTCGGTTACTTGCAATACGGAGGGGACGGGGGCTACACATCTGGAGTACGGCCCAGTCAATAAAGCTGAAGTGGGGACCAATCAAAAGAACCGGGCCAGATTCCGGAATGTTCTGAACTCCAAGAACCTTTACGCGGTAACGGAATACAAAGGCGAAAGCAAAACGGAGGCCTGCGCGTAAAAGCGTCATGGGGGTGTTGCGAAGGGTCAAGATGAAAGTCAATGCAAACATTACTGCGAGAATGATGAAGCAATGACGAATTTCGAAGTCTGCAAAGAGCAACAACAGTGTTTGTCCGCCCATCAAGATGGAAAGTACGGACATCTGGATCATGTTGGAAACCGCAAAAATTCGACCTGCCGTATTGGGCTTGGTCAAGTTTTGGATGGTTGTTCTCAAAATGACGAACGCGGCACCGGTGCAGACGCCGAGAATGCTATAGAGAATTGCCTGGAGCCAATCGATCTGAACGAAAGGAATGAAGAACATCACGATAGCGGAGGCGATGGCAGCAAAAGGAATCAAGCCTGTTTCGACAAAGCCTCTGGAGGACTGGCTTGCAATGATGGCACCAACGATAATGCCTGCTGCGGTCAAGGTAACGGAGAATACGAAACCTGCAGAAGTAAGGCTGAAGGTGTTGGGAATGTGCTGGGTACTCATCTGCTGAGCCAGGAGCATCAAAATCTGGATAACACCCCAGAAAGCGGAAAGACCGAGAATGGCGAGACGTGCGCTGGGAATCTTCCAGGTTGCTGCAAATACTCGACGTGCGGAACGGTACTTCACGGTATCGTCGTGGTGACCGACCTTGATAAAGAAGCAGAGAACTGCTGCGGCAACAGCTGCACCAAGGTAGATAAAGAGGATGTAGTTGAAAACGATAATTCCCAGGTAAGCAGCCAAGGCCACACCCAGAACGTAACAGATCATGAAGCAGGTGTTTGCCTTTACCAGATCGTCACCCTTGAAGATTTCCTTCATGGCACTGGTTCGTGCAGGAACATGGAGGGCGTAGAACACGCCGTACAGACCAACAAGACCGAAGGCCACCCAGTTGCAGTCCGTAACGTAGCAAACGGAGATTGCGATCAATGCAGCGACGATGCCCATGTTGGACCAGGCCATGGCCTTGCTTTCGGATCTTTTTCCGACGAAGTAACTGGCCACGGGCATCAT
The Fibrobacter sp. DNA segment above includes these coding regions:
- a CDS encoding MFS transporter, coding for MKLFKSSGAIPFFIVSFLGAFVQMGIFVHFQTWLGANFEGTSYIWRSALLQFAIFVPSIFMMPVASYFVGKRSESKAMAWSNMGIVAALIAISVCYVTDCNWVAFGLVGLYGVFYALHVPARTSAMKEIFKGDDLVKANTCFMICYVLGVALAAYLGIIVFNYILFIYLGAAVAAAVLCFFIKVGHHDDTVKYRSARRVFAATWKIPSARLAILGLSAFWGVIQILMLLAQQMSTQHIPNTFSLTSAGFVFSVTLTAAGIIVGAIIASQSSRGFVETGLIPFAAIASAIVMFFIPFVQIDWLQAILYSILGVCTGAAFVILRTTIQNLTKPNTAGRIFAVSNMIQMSVLSILMGGQTLLLLFADFEIRHCFIILAVMFALTFILTLRNTPMTLLRAGLRFAFAFVFRYRVKVLGVQNIPESGPVLLIGPHFSFIDWAVLQMCSPRPLRIASNRNTWADWYQKWLAHGKFLIPINRRDPKPAMEEIRQALLNGEAVVIFPEGEVSKSPFISKFSLNYHDAVEGTDAQIIPFYIQGLWGSRYSHASECVNRPQYYNRMVSVGFAKARPVTASEEEIRSDLQALGADVWNMAMDHSKPIVPLWFRAMLKRRNRPILIDPAGRHVSGHGMLYLCHRFGNKIRSIAKNERHVGFMLPTSRDAALGILSILGTGKTSVNLNYTAPVDTVLGCIQKADVSTVVTTKAFLAKLSSKNAAFEEIAKRCKMIYLDEEEKKLGTIGRLLDVAMIKFLPAKLLKFLWFTSAKLNDDALILFSSGSEGTPKGVQLSHKNIVANAQQMDYILKINRADVMTCLLPLFHSFGFTMTFMAPLLDGVPMVLCPDPTDIKTLARVCAQYKTTILMGTPTFLRAIAINRWVHPMCLDTLRYIVAGAEKLRPEMREAFKLKFGKDIYEAYGCTELSPLATLNAPNVLLDDFLTMGKCNDTSSIGMAIPGSITAIIDPETNEFLDPSAEGMIVVSGPQVMKGYLKDPEKTASVVFEKDGRRWYKTGDKGTHTPDGFVQILGRYSRFAKLGGEMISLTAVELRLAETKLLEGMEFAVTAVPDSVKGERIVLLVNGNFDEEELSRNIRKSGIPPLMIPGSVFKVPSVPKLGSGKWDFPNMKKMAIELVENSKK